The DNA sequence GGCGATAATGTTCTTCACCGCCTGCAGCTTCGGCACGTAGTTGCGCGTCTCGTTCGGCATCCGCAGGTTCTGGTAATCGGTCGGCAGGCCGGCCGCCTGGTTGCGCGCGATCGCGCGCTGCACGTTGCCCTCGCCCCAGTTGTATGCGGCCAACGCCAGATACCAGTCGCCGAACATGTCGTGCAGGCGCGACAGGTAATCGAGCGCGGCGCTCGTCGACGCCAGCACGTCGCGGCGCTCGTCCTGCCACATGTTGCGCTTCAGGTTGTACGTGCGGCCCGTGCCCGGCATGAACTGCCACATGCCGGCCGCCTTCGCGACCGACAGCGCCTGCGGGTTGTAGGCGGATTCGATGAACGGCAGCAGCGCGAGCTCGGTCGGCATGTGGCGCGCCTCAAGTTCCTCGACGATGTGATACAGATATTTCTGCGAGCGCTCGGTCATGCGCTGCACGTAATCGGGACGCTGCGTGTACCAGGTCGTCTGCATGTCGACGAGGTCGCTCTGCAGGTCCGGCATCTGGAAGCCGCGGCGAATGCGCGCCCACAGGTCGGAATCCGCACTGGTCAGATCGCCGACGGACTGCTTGTCGACGTCGACGGTTTCTTTCGCGGTGGCTGATTTACGGAGGTAATTGGACGCCGCCTGCGAATCGGCGGCGTTGTTGGCGACAGGACCCTGGCTCGCGCATGCGGCGAGCAGCAGGACCACCATCGCACTCAATATAAGTCGCATGAAAATCTCGGCTTCCGACGGCTGGAAATTGCAGGCGATACTACGGAAGTGCGTGCTTCACGTCAATAAAAACACCGAAAACTCAGCGAAATCCTACGTTTGGGGCAATTTTTACAGGTAGCGCCTGAGGTACGGAGTCCTCCCGATTGCGTCATCGGAAGCGGTTTTTCCATTCGCGCATCAGCGTGAATGCCGCCAACCGGTCGGGCACCGTTTCGTGCAACTCGGCCTCGAGCGTCGCGTGGATCGCCGCGCTGTCCGCGCGCAGGAACGGGTTCACCGCGCGCTCGTGCGCGATCGTGGTCGGCAGCGTCGGCATCCCGCGCGCGCGCAGCGCCTGCGCGTCGTCGCGCCACGCGGCGAGCGCCGCATTGCCGGGCTCGCACGCGAGCGCGAAGCGGATGTTCGACAGCGTGTATTCGTGTGCACAATGCACGCGCGTGTCGCCGGGCAGCGCCGCGAGCGCATCCAGCGACGCGAGCATCTGCGCGGGCGTGCCTTCGAACAGGCGGCCGCAGCCGCACGAGAACAGCGTGTCGCCGCAAAACACGTGAGGGATGGCGGCGCCGTGGCCGGCCGCCTGGAAATACGCGATGTGGCCGCGCGTGTGACCCGGCACGTCGAGCACGTCGAACGCGAGCGCCGGCGCGTCGAGCGTCACGCGAGCGCCGCCGGCCAGCGGCCGCGTCACGACGCCGATCGCCTCGGCGGCCGGGCCGTATACGACGAGCGGCGCATCGTCCGGCTGGCTATCGCGCAGGGCGGCGACACCGCCGACATGGTCGGCGTGATGGTGGGTGAGTAGAATAGCGGTCAACCGCCAGCCGCGTTCCGCCAGAACGCGGCGTACCGGCGCGGCTTCACCCGGATCGACGGCGATCGCATCGCGGCCGTCCGACACGAGCCAGATGTAGTTGTCTTCGAATGCCGGCACCGGCACGTATTCCAGCTCGTTCATGGGCGCGCAATCATCGTTATGTCCGATCCTCAAATTATAGACTGGCCCGCCTGGACCGACTCGCCGCCCGGCCGCTACGTGCTGGGCTGGGAGCAGGCGCAGCTCGACCGGATCGTGTCCGACGTGTTCGGGTTTCACGCGCTGCAGCTCGGGCTGCCGCAGCTCGATGCCTTGCGCGAGAACCGCATGCCGTATCGCGGCCTCGTGCTCGATCCCGCCAGCGGCGCGAGCGCGCCCTACCAGTATCCGTGGGCGCGCGAGGCATCCGCCCCCGAGCATGCGCCGGCCGAGCGCAGCACCACGTGGTGCGACCTGCTCGACCTGCCGTTCGAGTCGCAGAGCGTCGACCTGATCGTGATGCCGCACACGCTCGAGTTCACGTCCGACCCGCACCGGCTGCTGCGCGAGGCCGAACGCGTGCTGATGCCCGAAGGGCAGCTGGTGATCACCGGCTTCAACTCACTGAGCCTGTGGGGCATGCGGCAATCGTTCGGGCGCATGGCGAACCGCCCGTTCGTGCCGGCCGCGCGCGACCAGATCGCGTTCATTCGGCTCAAGGACTGGATCAAGCTGCTCGGCTTCGATCTCGAGCGCGGCCGCTTCGGCTGCTACCGGCCGCCGCTCGTCACCGACAAGTGGCTGGCCCGCTACGGCTTCATGGAAGCCGCCGGCGACCGCTGGTGGCCGATCTTCGGCGCCGTCTACATGGTCACGGCCGTCAAGCGCGTGCGCGGCATGCGCCTGATCGGCCCGATCAAGATGAAAAAGCCGGTGCTCGCGCCGGGCCTCACGCCGGCGGCCACCCCGACCACCCATCAAGAACATTCATGACCATCGACACCATCGACATCTATACCGACGGCGCCTGCAAGGGCAACCCCGGCCCCGGCGGCTGGGGCGCACTGCTGCGCTACGGCGACCGCGAAAAGGAGCTGTTCGGCGGCGAGCCGAACACGACCAACAACCGGATGGAGCTGATGGGCGTGATCGCCGCGCTCGAGGCGCTGAAGCGCCCGTGCCGCGTGATCGTCCATACCGACTCGCAGTACGTGCAGAAAGGCATCAGCGAGTGGATCCACGGCTGGAAGAAAAAAGGTTGGGTCACCGCGGCCAAGACCCCGGTGAAGAACGCCGATCT is a window from the Burkholderia vietnamiensis LMG 10929 genome containing:
- the gloB gene encoding hydroxyacylglutathione hydrolase, encoding MNELEYVPVPAFEDNYIWLVSDGRDAIAVDPGEAAPVRRVLAERGWRLTAILLTHHHADHVGGVAALRDSQPDDAPLVVYGPAAEAIGVVTRPLAGGARVTLDAPALAFDVLDVPGHTRGHIAYFQAAGHGAAIPHVFCGDTLFSCGCGRLFEGTPAQMLASLDALAALPGDTRVHCAHEYTLSNIRFALACEPGNAALAAWRDDAQALRARGMPTLPTTIAHERAVNPFLRADSAAIHATLEAELHETVPDRLAAFTLMREWKNRFR
- the rnhA gene encoding ribonuclease HI gives rise to the protein MTIDTIDIYTDGACKGNPGPGGWGALLRYGDREKELFGGEPNTTNNRMELMGVIAALEALKRPCRVIVHTDSQYVQKGISEWIHGWKKKGWVTAAKTPVKNADLWKRLDALVAQHEIEWRWVKGHAGHPENERADALANRGVESLAA
- a CDS encoding class I SAM-dependent methyltransferase → MSDPQIIDWPAWTDSPPGRYVLGWEQAQLDRIVSDVFGFHALQLGLPQLDALRENRMPYRGLVLDPASGASAPYQYPWAREASAPEHAPAERSTTWCDLLDLPFESQSVDLIVMPHTLEFTSDPHRLLREAERVLMPEGQLVITGFNSLSLWGMRQSFGRMANRPFVPAARDQIAFIRLKDWIKLLGFDLERGRFGCYRPPLVTDKWLARYGFMEAAGDRWWPIFGAVYMVTAVKRVRGMRLIGPIKMKKPVLAPGLTPAATPTTHQEHS